From Aedes albopictus strain Foshan chromosome 1, AalbF5, whole genome shotgun sequence, one genomic window encodes:
- the LOC134288720 gene encoding uncharacterized protein LOC134288720 has protein sequence MQRTPVAKNVPIGPAVNEAVDNEQVESGSHKSLSKSVRDSASVGSVSNRSRRSRQSAVSKTQSQIRALELVDELEEQELRASLEQDRILAEQRLEELKIQKDLELKREQKKAEFIKRKRERAIQISELRSGSGDSTCSSMQRVQNWIDRNDGMENAENIDHAGTEAVQRDIPEKGVNDVLCHAFKALQNRHVKDLPQFSGNINDWPIFENEFKMSTDEYNLTDRENLRRLNNALQGKARKAVECLLSAPENVSLIMRMLKSNFGRTEWVVANRLELLRNLDYVKEGNIESFRTFYNAVIGTAVALKNVNAEMYLMNPELISHLVEKLPLFSKQMWVRHKAFLLKQDTIVDFQVFSRWLEDEMENQLASLNPIFLNKKERRDDRRDVPFTRSKPPVLNVNARPADPQKTCPLCNANDHLSLVKCDKFAKLSVEQRRSAARSCNVCYICLKQDHSRRNCRSDRTCAVCNKNHHELVHSDRESKKPFRKFGNKDAEDVCHVNGRNVTTLLRVGKVRIRSHGKVQDVFALFDEGSSLSMIDSELADQMELSGPVSPVTYRWTNGILHNDSESKILSFQISGPSEQAKWYELDNMRTIKNMNLPRVNLDIDRIKRLYPLLDEEKLLMIQNATPKILIGSNNAGLIVPLKTVQYSERGLQLTRCHLGWTIHGAIEPGTTDIADQFHVFLCSNDQDLELNEMIKELYKVEDFGIRDQGPKMSEEDERALDIMNRTLNRCNDRFEVGQIYRYNNFVFPDSKPQALRRLNIMEKKMDADQNFAEQYCEKINAYIEKGYARKLRPDELDEPSNTWYLLHFSVVSANKFRLVMDAKAKSHGFSLNDLLLKGPDFVPPLIAVLMRGRQKKVAFMADIKEMFHQVRIREQDQHSQRFFWRGMNRTDPPEVYVMMAMIFGAVSSPSIAQFIKNFNAKELEDRLPGVVRPIVKQHYVDDYFDSTDTEEEAIDLVKNVIAAHEHGGFKLVKFVSNSDAVLQSLDPALRAEPSAEVHILGLQWNLSTDEFVFPLNFPKLDEALRSGTNIPTKRQLLQFMMSIFDPLNVLSPVTIHLKILFQDLWRLQIAWDDQIPDGLAPKWIEWLQQTAQLKEIRVPRYYFPEIPSFRSVELHAFSDASDKAFASVIYMVHRCPDKTHVALVMAKSRVAPLKSQTVPRLELQGCVLSSQMMKKILTDNGTNFAGANQELKNLVRTLDQQQIEETLSVRGIEWDFIPPGAPHFGGCWERLVRSVKTGLRAMLKERHPTDLVLRTTLCEVMNIVNNRPLTEVSDDPQEPEPITPNMLLLGRNNYMQYDHNFDESNLDCRAAYKHAQVFADRFWRKWVSAYRPELLKRQRWQDNRNYHEYRLGDFVMIVDESLHRGCWPKGLIEKVIHGPDGRIRTVVVRTARSTFTRPVSKIILLKATSVPAPENVTDSNEVMMTTMKRS, from the exons ATGCAAAGAACCCCCGTAGCGAAAAATGTACCTATAGGTCCTGCTGTTAATGAGGCTGTTGATAATGAACAAGTAGAATCTGGTAGTCATAAGTCGCTGTCAAAATCGGTGAGAGATTCCGCGTCCGTTGGTAGTGTTAGTAATCGTTCGCGTAGAAGTAGGCAGTCAGCAGTGAGCAAAACACAAAGCCAAATCAGAGCTCTGGAGCTTGTCGACGAGTTAGAAGAACAGGAGTTACGTGCGTCGTTGGAGCAAGATAGGATTTTGGCTGAGCAACGTCTGGAAGAGCTCAAGATCCAGAAAGATTTGGAACTCAAGAGAGAGCAGAAAAAGGCAGAGTTCATCAAACGAAAACGCGAACGTGCTATCCAGATAAGTGAGCTGCGTTCCGGTTCTGGAGATTCGACCTGTAGCTCCATGCAACGTGTACAAAACTGGATTGACCGAAACGATGGAATGGAGAACGCTGAAAACATCGATCATGCGGGCACCGAAGCTGTTCAGCGTGATATCCCTGAGAAGGGTGTGAATGACGTACTGTGTCACGCTTTCAAGGCTCTTCAAAATCGCCACGTGAAGGATTTACCGCAGTTTTCTGGAAACATAAATGACTGGCCAATCTTCGAAAACGAATTTAAGATGTCCACCGACGAATACAATCTAACCGATAGAGAGAACCTCAGAAGATTGAACAACGCTCTACAGGGCAAAGCACGCAAGGCTGTGGAATGTTTACTGTCTGCTCCTGAGAACGTTAGCCTGATAATGAGAATGCTGAAATCCAATTTCGGCCGCACTGAGTGGGTAGTAGCTAACAGACTGGAGTTACTACGAAATCTGGATTACGTGAAGGAAGGAAACATCGAATCGTTCCGTACGTTCTACAACGCTGTCATCGGTACCGCGGTGGCGCTGAAAAATGTGAACGCTGAGATGTACCTGATGAACCCTGAGCTGATTTCCCACCTGGTCGAGAAACTGCCATTATTCAGTAAGCAAATGTGGGTACGCCACAAAGCGTTTTTGCTGAAGCAGGACACGATCGTTGATTTTCAAGTTTTTTCGCGGTGGTTGGAGGATGAAATGGAAAACCAACTGGCAAGCTTGAATCCCATCTTCCTCAATAAAAAAGAACGTAGAGATGACCGTAGAGATGTGCCGTTTACCAGATCCAAGCCACCTGTTCTGAATGTCAACGCTCGTCCTGCAGACCCACAAAAGACGTGTCCACTGTGCAATGCCAATGATCATCTGAGCCTCGTCAAGTGCGATAAGTTTGCCAAACTTTCCGTTGAGCAACGCCGTTCTGCTGCGAGATCGTGTAACGTTTGTTACATTTGTTTGAAGCAAGACCATTCGCGCCGCAACTGTCGATCTGATAGAACGTGTGCAGTATGCAACAAAAATCATCATGAATTAGTGCACTCGGATAGAGAAAGTAAAAAACCATTTCGCAAGTTCGGAAACAAGGATGCTGAGGATGTCTGCCACGTCAATGGTAGGAATGTGACCACTCTGCTGCGTGTTGGTAAAGTTCGAATTCGTAGCCATGGTAAAGTTCAGGATGTTTTCGCTCTATTCGATGAAGGATCTTCACTCTCGATGATCGATTCGGAGCTTGCTGATCAGATGGAGCTGAGCGGTCCAGTTTCTCCTGTGACCTACCGCTGGACAAACGGAATTTTGCACAACGATTCCGAGTCAAAGATCCTGTCTTTCCAAATTTCTGGACCTAGCGAGCAGGCTAAGTGGTATGAACTGGACAACATGCGAACCATCAAGAACATGAATCTTCCTCGTGTGAACCTCGACATCGACAGGATCAAGCGCCTGTATCCGCTTCTTGATGAGGAAAAGTTGCTGATGATCCAGAATGCCACTCCTAAAATTTTGATTGGATCCAACAATGCTGGCCTTATTGTTCCTCTGAAAACAGTCCAGTATTCAGAAAGAGGCCTACAACTAACGCGTTGTCATCTTGGATGGACAATACACGGTGCGATTGAACCTGGCACAACGGATATTGCTGATCAATTCCATGTTTTTCTCTGTTCAAACGATCAAGATCTAgagctgaacgaaatgataaaagaGCTATACAAAGTTGAAGATTTTGGTATCCGAGATCAAGGTCCGAAAATGTCCGAAGAAGATGAACGAGCATTGGACATTATGAATCGCACACTGAATCGATGTAATGATCGTTTCGAAGTTGGACAGATTTACCGCTATAACAATTTTGTGTTCCCAGACAGTAAGCCACAAGCACTCCGGCGACTAAACATTATGGAGAAGAAGATGGATGCAGACCAGAATTTTGCTGAGCAGTATTGTGAGAAAATCAATGCTTATATTGAGAAAGGGTACGCCAGGAAGCTCAGACCCGATGAACTGGATGAACCGTCTAACACATGGTATCTGCTACATTTCAGTGTAGTGAGTGCTAACAAATTTCGTTTGGTGATGGACGCAAAAGCAAAATCTCATGGTTTCTCCTTGAACGATCTTTTACTGAAAGGACCCGATTTCGTTCCGCCATTGATAGCAGTTCTAATGAGAGGAAGACAGAAGAAGGTGGCTTTCATGGCGGATATTAAGGAAATGTTTCATCAGGTGCGTATCAGAGAGCAAGATCAGCATTCCCAGCGATTCTTTTGGCGCGGAATGAACCGCACAGATCCCCCCGAAGTCTACGTGATGATGGCAATGATTTTCGGCGCAGTATCGTCTCCATCGATTGCCCAATTCATTAAGAACTTCAACGCTAAGGAACTCGAAGATCGTCTACCAGGAGTCGTACGCCCAATAGTCAAACAGCATTACGTCGATGACTATTTTGATTCCACGGATACGGAGGAAGAAGCGATCGATTTGGTGAAGAACGTAATCGCGGCACATGAACACGGTGGATTCAAACTGGTTAAATTCGTCTCAAACTCCGATGCTGTTTTGCAATCCCTCGATCCCGCGCTGAGAGCTGAACCGAGTGCGGAGGTCCACATTCTTGGTCTACAATGGAACCTCAGTACCGATGAATTTGTATTTCCCTTGAATTTCCCGAAGCTTGACGAAGCTCTGCGTTCCGGAACTAATATTCCTACTAAGCGACAGTTGTTGCAGTTTATGATGAGTATTTTTGATCCACTGAACGTACTGTCTCCAGTTACAATACATTTGAAAATACTGTTTCAAGACCTGTGGCGTCTTCAAATTGCATGGGATGATCAAATTCCTGATGGTTTGGCTCCAAAATGGATAGAATGGCTCCAACAAACTGCACAGCTGAAGGAGATTCGAGTTCCCAGATACTATTTCCCCGAAATTCCGTCGTTCCGTAGTGTAGAACTGCACGCATTTTCAGATGCAAGTGACAAAGCCTTTGCAAGCGTAATCTACATGGTTCATCGGTGTCCGGACAAAACACACGTTGCTTTGGTTATGGCTAAATCACGTGTAGCTCCTCTAAAGTCTCAAACTGTGCCAAGACTGGAACTGCAAGGATGCGTACTATCCAGCCAAATGATGAAG AAAATTTTGACCGACAACGGAACAAATTTTGCGGGAGCCAATCAGGAGCTCAAGAATCTTGTCAGGACACTCGATCAGCAGCAAATAGAGGAGACACTCAGCGTCAGAGGAATCGAGTGGGATTTTATCCCACCAGGCGCGCCTCACTTCGGTGGCTGCTGGGAAAGATTAGTTCGTTCAGTCAAGACCGGTCTTCGTGCTATGCTGAAGGAAAGACATCCTACCGACCTGGTTCTCCGAACAACGTTATGTGAAGTCATGAATATTGTGAACAACAGACCGCTGACCGAAGTTTCCGATGACCCTCAAGAACCAGAACCAATAACTCCGAACATGCTGTTACTTGGCAGAAACAACTATATGCAGTACGACCACAATTTTGACGAGAGCAATTTAGATTGTAGAGCAGCTTACAAGCACGCGCAAGTATTTGCTGATCGTTTCTGGCGAAAATGGGTTTCGGCCTACCGTCCAGAGTTACTGAAGCGACAAAGGTGGCAGGACAACCGTAATTATCATGAATATAGACTCGGAGATTTTGTGATGATTGTTGACGAGTCGTTGCATCGTGGATGTTGGCCTAAAGGGCTAATCGAGAAGGTGATTCATGGACCGGATGGAAGAATTCGAACTGTCGTAGTACGAACTGCAAGATCAACGTTTACTCGACCTGTTAGCAAAATTATTTTACTCAAGGCCACTTCTGTTCCGGCCCCGGAGAATGTTACCGATAGCAACGAGGTCATGATGACGACCATGAAACGGTCATAG